Genomic segment of Pirellulales bacterium:
TCGAACTACCGCCTGTTTGTCGAGGGTGGCGAACTGCACATTATCAGCGCGGGCCTGCACCTCAGCGGGACAGATCCGTTCGCCCTTTTGGCTCAGTTGCAGCAGCTACCTGACCGCCCGCTGGACGCCAGTCATGCATTCTATCTGGGCTATGAATTGGCCAAGGCCCGCACGGCGCTGACGCTCGGCAAGGACTACCGCCAGGACCAGGCTCTTGATTGGGGATTCTTGACCGTCACAGAGCAGAGCCATCAAGGGAGACGCCGCTCGCAGGGAACGTCCGCCGCCGGCGAACCAGACGCTGCGGCGGAATAGACTTCCAGGCTTGGCTCGGCCGCCAATGCCCGTCGGCTCCTTCGTAATGGGGCAGTCTGAGATGCGGGATTGCGCCCTTGATGCGGCGATGCTTTTTGCTGACGCAATCAGGATAGTTCGTCAGCCGGTTTTCTAACGGTCCCAGCGTTTCGCGATTCCAATCATTCCACCAATGAAGGCGCCCGCTATTGAACCGATCAGGACTTTAGTTGGTCCCGAATCGCCAGGACCGCTTGCCGCCACTCCGCCAGATAGAAGTTGACCAAATGTCGCCCCGGCAAGCGTCAACACGATAATGCAGAAAATCCGCCACATCCCACCATGATACCCGGCCGGAGGCGTAATCGATCA
This window contains:
- a CDS encoding dihydropteroate synthase, giving the protein SNYRLFVEGGELHIISAGLHLSGTDPFALLAQLQQLPDRPLDASHAFYLGYELAKARTALTLGKDYRQDQALDWGFLTVTEQSHQGRRRSQGTSAAGEPDAAAE